The proteins below are encoded in one region of Hordeum vulgare subsp. vulgare chromosome 3H, MorexV3_pseudomolecules_assembly, whole genome shotgun sequence:
- the LOC123439158 gene encoding rust resistance kinase Lr10-like, with protein MQLSCSRDDIILDHPVLGSCKVTEIYYRHRVINVAPLAEPAMQCPLQRLISTNLATDVYKLPPSRTTLLMHTYMIYHETVRLFLEAFQYPTAMIYMAQTYKTILPSTKKRVQSSVLVKQHSLGTSVTLPMSANSVNVKVDTVDSVHEAVKHSASPMVPMSSQLRSRYNEEINMKVEMFLKAYGTSKPTRYTFRDVKKIARRFKDKLGQGGFGSVYKGELPNGVPVAVKMLESSTGEGEDFINEVATIGLIHHANIVRLLGFCSEGMRRALIYEFMPNESLEKYIFPQVPNISRQLLAPNKMLDIALGIARGMEYLHQGCNQRILHFDIKPHNILLDYNFNPKISDFGLAKLCARDQSIITLTAARGTMGYIAPEVYSRNFGGVSYKSDVYSFGMLVLEMVSGRRNSDPSVEYQDEVYLPEWVYERVISGHEWELTSEMTGEEKEKMRQLTIVALWCIQWNPKNRPSMTKVVNMLTGRLQNLQIPPKPFVSSENHHPRT; from the exons ATGCAGTTATCATGCTCCCGGGATGACATAATCCTGGATCACCCTGTTCTTGGCTCCTGCAAAGTGACCGAGATCTACTACAGACACCGTGTCATCAACGTCGCCCCGCTTGCGGAACCTGCGATGCAGTGCCCACTTCAGAGGCTCATCTCAACAAATTTAGCAACTGATGTGTACAAACTACCTCCATCACGAACGACCCTG CTTATGCATACATATATGATCTACCACGAGACTGTGAGGCTGTTTCTAGAGGCATTCCAGTACCCTACAGCTATGATATACATGGCCCAAACTTACAAGACGATCTTGCCTTCAACAAAAAAGCGAGTGCAGTCATCAGTTTTGGTGAAACAACATTCACTTGGTACCTCAGTAACCTTACCGATGTCTGCCAACAGTGTGAACGTGAAGGTCGACACTGTGGATTCAGTTCACGAAGCCGTCAAGCATTCTGCCAGCCCCATG GTACCCATGTCGTCCCAATTGCGG TCAAGGTACAATGAAGAGATAAATATGAAGGTTGAAATGTTTCTCAAGGCATATGGCACATCGAAACCTACAAGATACACCTTCCGTGATGTTAAGAAGATAGCAAGAAGGTTCAAGGATAAACTCGGTCAGGGTGGATTCGGAAGTGTGTACAAAGGCGAGCTACCAAATGGAGTACCCGTGGCAGTCAAGATGCTAGAGAGCTCTACAGGAGAGGGGGAGGACTTCATCAATGAAGTTGCAACCATTGGACTGATCCACCATGCAAATATCGTACGTCTCTTGGGCTTTTGCTCCGAAGGAATGAGACGGGCCCTTATTTATGAATTCATGCCTAACGAGTCACTGGAGAAATACATATTCCCACAAGTTCCGAATATCTCTCGACAGCTCCTAGCACCCAACAAAATGCTAGATATTGCTTTAGGCATTGCCAGAGGAATGGAATACCTGCATCAAGGCTGCAACCAGCGCATCCTCCACTTTGACATCAAGCCACATAACATCCTGCTGGACTACAACttcaatccaaagatctcagactTTGGCCTTGCAAAGCTGTGTGCAAGGGACCAAAGCATCATTACCTTGACTGCAGCCAGAGGCACAATGGGATACATCGCACCAGAGGTATATTCTCGGAACTTTGGAGGGGTGTCTTACAAGTCAGACGTGTACAGTTTCGGCATGCTGGTGCTAGAAATGGTGAGTGGAAGGAGGAACTCAGACCCAAGTGTTGAGTACCAGGACGAGGTATATCTCCCTGAATGGGTCTACGAGAGAGTAATCAGTGGACATGAATGGGAGCTTACTTCAGAAATgacaggagaagaaaaagaaaagatgaggcAGCTGACTATTGTGGCCCTGTGGTGTATCCAGTGGAACCCGAAGAATCGGCCATCAATGACAAAGGTGGTAAACATGTTAACTGGGAGGTTGCAGAACCTACAGATTCCCCCTAAGCCCTTTGTGTCGTCTGAAAATCATCATCCTAGAACATAA